In Tenrec ecaudatus isolate mTenEca1 chromosome 4, mTenEca1.hap1, whole genome shotgun sequence, a single window of DNA contains:
- the CCNL1 gene encoding cyclin-L1 isoform X1 yields MASGPHPAAATAASSAAPSAGGSSCGTTTTAATTTTTTTSGGILIGDRLYSEVSLTIDHSLIPEERLSPTPSMQDGLDLPSETDLRILGCELIQAAGILLRLPQVAMATGQVLFHRFFYSKSFVKHSFEIVAMACINLASKIEEAPRRIRDVINVFHHLRQLRGKRTPSPLILDQNYINTKNQVIKAERRVLKELGFCVHVKHPHKIIVVYLQVLECERNQTLVQTAWNYMNDSLRTNVFVRFQPETIACACIYLAARALQIPLPTRPHWFLLFGTTEEEIQEICIETLRLYTRKKPNYEMLEKEVEKRKVALQEAKLKAKGLNPDGTPALSTLGGFSPASKPSSPREVKAEEKSPVSINVKTVKKEPEERQQPNKSPYNGVRKDSKRSRNSRSASRSRSRTRSRSRSHTPRRHYNNRRSRSGTYSSRSRSRSRSHSESPRRHHNHGSPHLKAKHTREDLKSSNRHGHKRKKSRSRSQSKPRDHSDAAKKHRHDRGHHRDRRERSRSFERPHKGKHHGGSRSGHGRHRR; encoded by the exons ATGGCGTCCGGGCCTCACCCGGCCGCGGCCACGGCCGCCTCGTCGGCGGCTCCGAGCGCGGGCGGCTCGAGCTGCGGGACGACGACGacggccgccaccaccaccaccaccaccacgagcgGAGGGATCCTGATCGGCGACCGCTTGTACTCGGAAGTGTCCCTGACTATCGACCACTCGCTGATTCCGGAGGAGCGCCTCTCGCCCACGCCGTCCATGCAGGACGGGCTCGACCTGCCCAGCGAGACGGACTTGCGCATCCTGGGCTGTGAGCTCATCCAGGCCGCGGGCATCCTCCTCCGGCTGCCGCAG GTGGCGATGGCAACGGGGCAGGTGTTGTTTCATCGTTTTTTCTACTCCAAGTCCTTCGTCAAGCACAGCTTCGAG ATTGTTGCCATGGCCTGTATCAATCTTGCGTCAAAAATCGAGGAAGCACCTAGAAGAATAAGAGATGTGATTAATGTATTTCATCACCTCCGCCAGTTAAGAGGAAAAAG GACTCCAAGCCCTCTGATTCTTGATCAGAACTACATAAACACCAAAAATCAAGTTATCAAAGCAGAAAGGAGGGTGCTAAAGGAGTTGGGATTTTGTGTTCATGTCAAGCATCCCCATAAG atCATTGTTGTGTATTTACAAGTCTTAGAGTGTGAGCGTAATCAAACCCTGGTTCAAACTGCCTG GAATTATATGAATGACAGTCTTCGAACCAATGTTTTTGTTCGATTTCAACCCGAGACTATAGCTTGCGCTTGCATCTACCTTGCAGCCAGAGCGCTTCAG ATTCCACTGCCAACTCGTCCCCACTGGTTCCTTCTTTTTggtaccacagaagaggagatccagGAAATCTGTATCGAAACTCTTAGGCTTTATACCAGAAAAAAG CCAAACTACGAAATGCTAGAAAAAGAAGTGGAAAAGAGAAAAGTAGCTTTACAAGAAGCTAAATTAAAAGCAAAGGGATTGAATCCGGATGGGACTCCTGCCCTGTCAACTCTTGGTGGATTTTCTCCAGCCTCCAAGCCCT CATCGCCCAGAGAAGTGAAAGCTGAGGAGAAGTCACCAGTTTCCATTAATGTGAAGACAGTCAAAAAAGAGCCCGAGGAGAGACAGCAGCCTAACAAAAGTCCTTATAACGG TGTAAGAAAAGACAGCAAACGAAGTAGAAATAGCAGAAGTGCAAGTAGATCAAGGTCAAGAACACGCTCACGCTCCAGATCACATACTCCAAGAAGACA TTACAATAACAGGAGGAGTCGATCTGGAACATACAGCTCAAGATCAAGAAGCAGGTCTCGCAGTCACAGTGAAAGCCCTCGAAGACATCACAATCACGGTTCTCCTCACCTTAAGGCCAAGCATACCAGGGAGGATTTGAAAAGTTCAAATCGACATGGTCATAAAAGGAAAAAATCTCGTTCTCGGTCTCAGAGCAAGCCTCGGGACCATTCAGACGCTGCCAAGAAACACAGGCACGATAGGGGACATCACAGGGACAGGCGGGAGAGGTCTCGCTCCTTTGAGAGGCCCCATAAAGGCAAGCATCATGGGGGCAGTCGCTCAGGGCATGGCAGGCACAGGCGCTGA
- the CCNL1 gene encoding cyclin-L1 isoform X2 produces the protein MASGPHPAAATAASSAAPSAGGSSCGTTTTAATTTTTTTSGGILIGDRLYSEVSLTIDHSLIPEERLSPTPSMQDGLDLPSETDLRILGCELIQAAGILLRLPQVAMATGQVLFHRFFYSKSFVKHSFEIVAMACINLASKIEEAPRRIRDVINVFHHLRQLRGKRTPSPLILDQNYINTKNQVIKAERRVLKELGFCVHVKHPHKIIVVYLQVLECERNQTLVQTAWNYMNDSLRTNVFVRFQPETIACACIYLAARALQIPLPTRPHWFLLFGTTEEEIQEICIETLRLYTRKKPNYEMLEKEVEKRKVALQEAKLKAKGLNPDGTPALSTLGGFSPASKPSSPREVKAEEKSPVSINVKTVKKEPEERQQPNKSPYNGVRKDSKRSRNSRSASRSRSRTRSRSRSHTPRRQ, from the exons ATGGCGTCCGGGCCTCACCCGGCCGCGGCCACGGCCGCCTCGTCGGCGGCTCCGAGCGCGGGCGGCTCGAGCTGCGGGACGACGACGacggccgccaccaccaccaccaccaccacgagcgGAGGGATCCTGATCGGCGACCGCTTGTACTCGGAAGTGTCCCTGACTATCGACCACTCGCTGATTCCGGAGGAGCGCCTCTCGCCCACGCCGTCCATGCAGGACGGGCTCGACCTGCCCAGCGAGACGGACTTGCGCATCCTGGGCTGTGAGCTCATCCAGGCCGCGGGCATCCTCCTCCGGCTGCCGCAG GTGGCGATGGCAACGGGGCAGGTGTTGTTTCATCGTTTTTTCTACTCCAAGTCCTTCGTCAAGCACAGCTTCGAG ATTGTTGCCATGGCCTGTATCAATCTTGCGTCAAAAATCGAGGAAGCACCTAGAAGAATAAGAGATGTGATTAATGTATTTCATCACCTCCGCCAGTTAAGAGGAAAAAG GACTCCAAGCCCTCTGATTCTTGATCAGAACTACATAAACACCAAAAATCAAGTTATCAAAGCAGAAAGGAGGGTGCTAAAGGAGTTGGGATTTTGTGTTCATGTCAAGCATCCCCATAAG atCATTGTTGTGTATTTACAAGTCTTAGAGTGTGAGCGTAATCAAACCCTGGTTCAAACTGCCTG GAATTATATGAATGACAGTCTTCGAACCAATGTTTTTGTTCGATTTCAACCCGAGACTATAGCTTGCGCTTGCATCTACCTTGCAGCCAGAGCGCTTCAG ATTCCACTGCCAACTCGTCCCCACTGGTTCCTTCTTTTTggtaccacagaagaggagatccagGAAATCTGTATCGAAACTCTTAGGCTTTATACCAGAAAAAAG CCAAACTACGAAATGCTAGAAAAAGAAGTGGAAAAGAGAAAAGTAGCTTTACAAGAAGCTAAATTAAAAGCAAAGGGATTGAATCCGGATGGGACTCCTGCCCTGTCAACTCTTGGTGGATTTTCTCCAGCCTCCAAGCCCT CATCGCCCAGAGAAGTGAAAGCTGAGGAGAAGTCACCAGTTTCCATTAATGTGAAGACAGTCAAAAAAGAGCCCGAGGAGAGACAGCAGCCTAACAAAAGTCCTTATAACGG TGTAAGAAAAGACAGCAAACGAAGTAGAAATAGCAGAAGTGCAAGTAGATCAAGGTCAAGAACACGCTCACGCTCCAGATCACATACTCCAAGAAGACAGTAA